The following coding sequences are from one Bacilli bacterium window:
- a CDS encoding xanthine phosphoribosyltransferase, giving the protein MEMLKQQILRQAEIVGADVLRLDSILNHQVDPVLIMEMGKELAKRFAGESINKVLTMESSGIPPAFAAAYYLNVPLVFARRKKTIVTDEDVYCERVPSFTKGIVTDIVVSQKFIGPADRILLIDDIIANGDAARGLLRIVEKSGAHLVGVGIAVEKTFQAGARFIRESGVRVESLVQIASLENGAIRFVES; this is encoded by the coding sequence ATGGAAATGTTGAAACAGCAAATTTTGCGGCAGGCGGAAATTGTCGGCGCGGATGTGCTGAGACTTGATTCGATCTTGAATCATCAGGTGGACCCCGTGTTGATTATGGAAATGGGAAAGGAATTGGCGAAGCGGTTTGCCGGGGAGTCGATCAACAAAGTGCTGACGATGGAGTCGTCCGGCATTCCGCCCGCTTTTGCCGCGGCCTATTATCTTAACGTGCCGCTTGTATTCGCGCGCAGAAAAAAAACGATCGTCACGGACGAAGACGTCTATTGCGAACGTGTTCCATCCTTTACGAAAGGCATTGTTACGGATATTGTCGTTTCCCAAAAATTTATCGGCCCTGCCGATCGCATTTTGCTGATCGACGATATCATCGCCAACGGAGACGCGGCAAGGGGCTTGTTGCGCATCGTGGAAAAATCCGGGGCGCATTTGGTCGGCGTGGGAATTGCCGTGGAAAAAACATTTCAGGCTGGAGCAAGGTTCATCAGGGAGAGCGGCGTGCGCGTGGAATCACTGGTGCAGATCGCTTCGTTGGAGAACGGCGCCATTCGTTTCGTGGAAAGTTGA